Proteins from a genomic interval of Equus quagga isolate Etosha38 chromosome 13, UCLA_HA_Equagga_1.0, whole genome shotgun sequence:
- the METTL18 gene encoding histidine protein methyltransferase 1 homolog, giving the protein MRMTFQFNFSIEDHLENELTPLGGGTLALDSSKESLVSESQKGKHRDKKCSTEEFDLPRDPSGEPKSVRNAAVFQDTDSSLSVANSSSNLEPYEKQLCLRIAKEHAMPKDLKKVLENKVIEMLPGLQRVNISVVKTILLKENFPGENIVSKSFSSHSDLITGVYEGGLKIWECTFDLLAYFTKAKVKFAGKKVLDLGCGSGLLGITAFKGGAKEVHFQDYNSMVIDEVTLPNVVANSTLEDEENDGNELDVKRCRKLKVVQDLCKCRFFSGEWSEFCKLVLSSEKVFEKYDLILTSETIYNPDYYGTLHQTFGRLLDKNGRVLLASKAHYFGVGGGIHLFQKFIEERNVFETRTLEIIDDGLKRFLIEMTFKSPR; this is encoded by the coding sequence ATGAGGATGacttttcaatttaatttcagTATAGAAGACCATCTGGAAAATGAATTAACACCCCTTGGAGGTGGAACTTTGGCCTTGGATTCCTCAAAAGAGTCTTTGGTCTCAGAAAGCCAAAAAGGTAAACATAGGGACAAAAAATGTTCTACAGAAGAGTTTGACTTGCCTCGGGATCCTTCAGGGGAACCTAAGTCAGTGAGAAATGCAGCTGTCTTTCAAGACACAGACAGCTCACTCAGTGTAGCTAACAGTTCAAGTAACTTGGAGCCGTATGAAAAACAGCTTTGCTTGAGAATTGCCAAAGAGCACGCTATGCCTAAAGATTTAAAGAAAGTGTTAGAAAATAAAGTCATCGAAATGTTACCAGGTCTCCAGCGTGTTAACATATCGGTAGTGAAAACCATCTTGTTGAAAGAGAACTTCCCTGGAGAAAACATCGTTTCAAAAAGCTTTTCTTCTCACTCTGATCTGATTACAGGTGTTTATGAAGGAGGCTTAAAAATCTGGGAATGTACCTTTGACCTCCTGGCTTATTTCACAAAAGCCAAAGTGAAATTTGCTGGGAAAAAAGTATTAGATCTTGGCTGTGGATCAGGGTTGCTGGGTATAACTGCATTCAAGGGAGGGGCCAAGGAAGTTCATTTTCAAGACTACAACAGTATGGTGATTGATGAAGTAACCTTACCTAATGTCGTGGCTAACTCCACtttggaagatgaagaaaatgatggaaaCGAACTAGATGTGAAAAGATGCAGGAAATTAAAAGTAGTACAAGATCTGTGTAAGTGCCGGTTCTTTTCTGGAGAGTGGTCTGAGTTTTGTAAGCTTGTACTAAGCAGtgaaaaagtctttgaaaaatatgATCTCATTCTCACCTCAGAAACCATTTACAATCCAGATTATTATGGTACGTTGCACCAAACTTTTGGTAGATTGTTAGATAAAAATGGACGGGTACTTTTGGCCAGCAAAGCACATTATTTTGGTGTAGGTGGAGGTATTCATCTCTTTCAGAAGTTTATAGAAGAAAGGAATGTGTTTGAGACTAGAACACTCGAAATAATTGATGACGGACTAAAGAGGTTCCTAATTGAAATGACTTTTAAGTCCCCCAGATAA